The Haloarcula sp. H-GB4 genome segment CCACACGGCCGCCCTGACCCCGTCCCCGCCGACGGCCACCGCCCTCACTCCGCTGACGCTCCCTGGTGGTTCCCCTGCCGACGTGTGCCCCCAGACACCAACCCTTTGTCCGTTCGCTCGCTGTCGTCCGGTATGCGTCTCACGTTTCTCGGCACCGGCAGCGCCATGCCCACCGGCTCTCGAATGCAGACCGGCTATCTACTGGAACGCGGTGGGAACCGCCTGCTTGTCGACTGTGGTAGCGGCGTGTTGCACTCGCTGGCCCAGACAGACACGGGGTACGAAGGTGTCGACACCGTCCTGCTGACCCATCATCATCTGGACCACGTTTCCGATCTCGACGTGCTGATGAAGGCCCGCTGGCTGGCCGGTGAGACGGACCTCACGATCGCTGGCCCGCCGGGGACGAGCGACCTGGTTCGTGACCTGCTCGAGACACACGACTATATGCAGGACCGGCTGGACCTGACGGTCAGGGACCTCGATGGCGGACCGTTCGAACTGTCTGGGTTCCGCGGCGACACCTGCGAGACGCGCCACTCGATGCAGTGTTTCGCCTACCGGCTTTCTGTCGGTGACGGGCCAGCAATAACGCTCGGTGCTGACTCCGAAGCGTTCACAGACCTCATCGAGTTCGCCGATGGGTCGGCCGTACTCGTTCACGACTGCTCGTTCCCGGACGACGTGGACGTGTCGAACCACCCAACGCCGAAGACCCTCGGTCAGACGCTCCGCGATGCCGACGCCGAGGTCGGCCGCGTGTATCTCACCCACCTGTACCCACACACAGAGGGACGACACGAGGAGATGCTCGAGTCGATAGCAGACAGCTACGATGGCGACGTGCAGTTCGCCGAGGACAGCCTAACGATAACAGTCAGCTAGACGCGTTCGAGCGTGACGCGGAACTCGGCCCCGCCAGCGTCGCTTTCGCCCACGCTGACGCTGCCGCCGTAGGATTCAGTCAGCGCCCGGACGAATCCGAGGCCAAAGCCGGTGCCTGAACTCTCCTGGCCCTTGACCCCCATCTCGAAGATATCAGCACGCAGGTCCGGCGAGACACCATTCCCGTCATCAGCGAAGCAGACCGTAACTTCGTCGGGACTGACTTCCGCCGGGTACACTCGCATATGGACTTCGCCCTCGTTGTGGACCGCCGCGTTGGACATAATGTTCGTGAACACCGAGTCAAGCAAGTCACCGCCGTACACCTGATACTCGAAGTCTGACGACACAAAATCAATCGTCAGTGACCCGTAGTTGTCTCTGACATCACGCACCGTGTCCCCGAGGACTGATTCAAGATCCTGTGGCTCTGGATTGTCCTGTGCTTCCAGCGTCGAGACAAGGTCGCCGACGCGCTGGATGAGGTCGGCGGCGCTTTCGGCCGCGCGCTGGATCTTGCCGGCGTACTCCTCGGTCTGGCCGTCGACCTGTCCAGCGACGACATCGGCGAACCCGGCGATGACCTGCAGGTCGTTGCCCAGGTCGTGTCGGAGCAGTCGGTCGTACATCTCGATCATCTCCTTTCGCCGTTCGAGGTCCCGGTGTGCCCGTTCTAGCCGTTCACGGGAACGGATGTTAGAGATGGCCGTCGCGGCGTGAGTGGCAAGAATCTCCATCGGTCTGATGTATTCGTCCCCGAACTCCTCGACGGTCTGTGACCGAGTGACCAGCACAGCAGTCACCTCATTACCCATCCGAGCGGGGACAGCCAGCGCACCCGTCACATCCGAGTCGGCAGCGACAGCGGCATCAGACCCCTGTTCGACCAGCGTCTCGCCAGCCTCCTGCGCCCGTCGAGCGAGGTCACTCGGTGGCTCGCCCTGGACGAGATTCGGGTTTGTACTGTGGACGACGCGGAGCTCGTCGTCACGAACCTCGACGAACGTAGAGTAAGAGAACTCGAACAGCAGCGACATCGCTTCG includes the following:
- a CDS encoding ATP-binding protein, producing MSFEEQQDFARQVADLNKYGQALNRCESVDEVVSLTLEAMSLLFEFSYSTFVEVRDDELRVVHSTNPNLVQGEPPSDLARRAQEAGETLVEQGSDAAVAADSDVTGALAVPARMGNEVTAVLVTRSQTVEEFGDEYIRPMEILATHAATAISNIRSRERLERAHRDLERRKEMIEMYDRLLRHDLGNDLQVIAGFADVVAGQVDGQTEEYAGKIQRAAESAADLIQRVGDLVSTLEAQDNPEPQDLESVLGDTVRDVRDNYGSLTIDFVSSDFEYQVYGGDLLDSVFTNIMSNAAVHNEGEVHMRVYPAEVSPDEVTVCFADDGNGVSPDLRADIFEMGVKGQESSGTGFGLGFVRALTESYGGSVSVGESDAGGAEFRVTLERV
- a CDS encoding MBL fold metallo-hydrolase — protein: MRLTFLGTGSAMPTGSRMQTGYLLERGGNRLLVDCGSGVLHSLAQTDTGYEGVDTVLLTHHHLDHVSDLDVLMKARWLAGETDLTIAGPPGTSDLVRDLLETHDYMQDRLDLTVRDLDGGPFELSGFRGDTCETRHSMQCFAYRLSVGDGPAITLGADSEAFTDLIEFADGSAVLVHDCSFPDDVDVSNHPTPKTLGQTLRDADAEVGRVYLTHLYPHTEGRHEEMLESIADSYDGDVQFAEDSLTITVS